CGCGGGCGCTGTGCTGGCCTTGTCGGGGCTGGGTTCGGCCCTGTTTCACTCGGCAGGCGCTGCGCTGGTGGGGCAGTATGCCGATCCGGCCCGGCGGGGCTTCTGGATGAGCTTTTTTGGTACGGGGGGCTATATTGGCATCTCGCTGGGCCCCATCGTATCACTTACCGCGGTGAACCAGGGCGGGCTGCAAGCCCTGGCCTGGTTGATTCCCCTGGCCCTGATACCTGCTTTTTTGCTGCTGCGCCAGGCACCCCCCACCCGGCTGCAAACCAAGCCCTCAACCTTCGCCGATTTGCAGCGGGTTTTTCGTGGGCATGTGGCTCGCTTGTGGGCGGTCTCGACCCTGCGCAGCGTCGTGTTTATGAGCTTCTCGACCACCATCCCCTTCTGGTTTCACCAACGCGGAATCCCCGACGCCCAGGTGGCCCTGACCCTTTCCATCTATAGCATTTCGGCAACCATCGGAGCCTTTCTGGGCGGTACCTTATCGGATCGGATGGGGCGGCGCAAGGTGCTGGTGGGTACCATGTTTTTTGCTATTCCGCTGTACGTCGCCTTGCTGCTGGTTCCGCCGGAAAACTGGTTTTATGTGGTCTTGCTGGGGGTAACGGGGGCCTTGATGAACGCGGGCGTACCGGTAGCGGTCACCATGGCCCAGGAGCACGAACCCAGCCAGATGGCCACAGTTTCGGGGCTTTTGATGGGCTTCACCTGGGGGTTTGCGGGCTTGCTGTATGGGGTGGTAGGGCCTATTATCGAGCGCTTTGGGGTGCTCGAGAGCTTAAGCGCGCTGGGGCTGTTGCTGATACCGGCCCTGACCCTATCCTTGGCGGTGCGCGAGGCCCGGCCCCAGCCTAAAGGTGCCTGGGGTCACAAATAGCCCTATTCCGCAAAGCAGGCCGGGCGAAGTACAATGACCCATACACACGAAGCTTTGGAGAAAGGGAAAGCCTACCCCTTAACGCACCCGCTCTTTGGAGGTGTTCGCTATGACCAGCACGGTACGGCAGTTGCTTCAGACCAAGGGTAATACGGTGTACGCCATTTCACCTGGGGCCACGGTTTTTGAGGCCCTCGAGCGTATGGCTGCCTACGATGTGGGGGCCCTGATGGTGATGGACGGCGATCAGCTCGTCGGCATCTTTTCCGAAAGGGACTATGCCCGCAAGATTATCCTGATGGGCCGCATTTCCAAAGACACCCTGGTTGGTGAGGTTATGACCGGCGAACTCATCACCGTCACCCCCGACGCCACGGTCGCCGACTGCATGAACCTCATGACTGGCAACCGCGTGCGCCACCTTCCGGTATTAGAAGATGGCAAGCTGGTGGGGGTGGTCTCCATTGGCGATGTGGTCAAGGCCATCATGACCCAGCAAGAGTTTATGATTGCCGAGCTGGAGAGCTACATTACCGGCTCGCGCTGAGCTGGGAAACCGCAGCTTTTTCTCCCGCTTGTTTTGTGGGTTCCCTCGAGGTGTCTAGCAGGAGCACCCGTAACCGGCTGGTTTTTGCCCCCAATGCTGTCGAGGGTTTTCGCTAGGGCTCATTTGCGCTGGTCCGAAGGCCCAATTAGCAAGTTCAGGCCAAAGCTAACGACCGATAGCAGGATGGCCCCAACCAAAGCGCCGCCAAACCCGCGCACCTCCAGGGGGGTCAGGCTGGCCACCACCAGCACAATCACGGCGTTGACTACCAGGGTAAACAAACCCAGGGTCAGAACGTTAAAAGGCAGGGTAAGCAATAGTAGCACGGGCTTGAGCAGGGCGTTGGCCAGGCCAAATATCAGCCCGGCCACAAGATACTCCCCCAGACCACTGCCCCTGGCAAAAAAGAGGCCACCGTAGACCTGGGTCACGATCCACAAGGCCAGGGTATTAAGCAGCAGGCGTAGCAGGAAATCGCGCATAGCTCAGGGTACACCTATTTGGGCTGCGGAGGTAATGTCGGCTTATATGAACCCCGCCTGAATCGTTCCGTTACGGAGAGGTTAGGGCATCATCGTTTTTGAAGATGTTGCTACCCGCGCTTCAGGCGGGGCCCCCATAAAGTAACCAAATCAAAGACATTTCTTATAATGCTACCCGCACTTCAGGCGGGGCCCCAGAAAAAAGAACAAATCAAAGACATTTCTTATTAGGGATTGTGCGGGGCGAAATGGAGCGTTTTTGGCAAGGATCCGGTTTTGGGGGCGTGATGCCGGGATTTGGACTTGGGGCTTTGGACGATTTTCTGGTTTCATCTTCGCGGAAAGCGAAAGGCCAGCAGAATAAACAGCATCCCTAAAGCCGCGCTCAGAATAGCCCAGGGGATGCGATTCTGGATGGCCCGCACGGGGGGCAAAATACCACTCTGGTAGGCCCGAACCTGGCTTGGTGAGAGTACGTCCACAGCGGCGGGGGCGCCTGCCGGGCCATCGATGGCCCAGGTGCCACCACCGGGGCGTACTGGCCGGAAGTGCCAGGGGGTGAAAGGGTCGTAAAGCCCTACGGCCACATAGTAGCCGTAGTCTCCCGCGGGCAGATTGGAGGAAAGCTCGAGCCAGTCACCATTTTTTGTAACCGATACAGCCTGCACACTACGGTCGGGACGGTGCTCTTCGGCTTTCCAGCCGGTAAGCAGGTAGGCCCAGTTCCAACCCTGCCCTGGCGGGGTTTTGAAACCGGCGCCGGGCAGCTCTTCCTGGCCGCCTGGTTTGGTATGTATGTAAATGCCAACGGTCGCGAGGGAGAAACCGTGGGGGGCGTTGTGGGGGTTAAGGTAGCGGCGCAGCCTGACCCGCAGCACCACTTTCTCCCCTCTGCGAAGGGCCTCAAAGCCGGTCAGGTCGGCAAAACCGGCCTCGGCAAATAAAGCAGCGCGGGGGTAGGCGTAGCCCAGGCCGTAGTCGTCGCCTATGGGATCGGAGAAAAGTAGGGGGATCATGGCGTAGGGGTTTTTCTGCAATACCCAGCAATGCCACTCAGGTATGTAAGTGAAATATGGGTGGGCCTGAAGCGGCCCACAAACCCGAATCCTACCCTGTCTGGGGCCTTATATCAAGGGGATAGACTTATCAGGGCTTTGACCAGGCGAATGGGGTCGTGTTGGGCAAAACCGGGCTCCAAAAAGTCGTCGGCCAC
This Meiothermus cerbereus DSM 11376 DNA region includes the following protein-coding sequences:
- a CDS encoding MFS transporter, with amino-acid sequence MLPFLLSWLHATNDLFGAFLTPLLPKLQVAFGVSYGAVSVLVALQSLTGSLLQPLAGLVADRYDRRVLAALGPLLMALGGGLLGFFPNLWVAGAVLALSGLGSALFHSAGAALVGQYADPARRGFWMSFFGTGGYIGISLGPIVSLTAVNQGGLQALAWLIPLALIPAFLLLRQAPPTRLQTKPSTFADLQRVFRGHVARLWAVSTLRSVVFMSFSTTIPFWFHQRGIPDAQVALTLSIYSISATIGAFLGGTLSDRMGRRKVLVGTMFFAIPLYVALLLVPPENWFYVVLLGVTGALMNAGVPVAVTMAQEHEPSQMATVSGLLMGFTWGFAGLLYGVVGPIIERFGVLESLSALGLLLIPALTLSLAVREARPQPKGAWGHK
- a CDS encoding CBS domain-containing protein; this encodes MTSTVRQLLQTKGNTVYAISPGATVFEALERMAAYDVGALMVMDGDQLVGIFSERDYARKIILMGRISKDTLVGEVMTGELITVTPDATVADCMNLMTGNRVRHLPVLEDGKLVGVVSIGDVVKAIMTQQEFMIAELESYITGSR
- a CDS encoding phage holin family protein, whose translation is MRDFLLRLLLNTLALWIVTQVYGGLFFARGSGLGEYLVAGLIFGLANALLKPVLLLLTLPFNVLTLGLFTLVVNAVIVLVVASLTPLEVRGFGGALVGAILLSVVSFGLNLLIGPSDQRK
- a CDS encoding glucodextranase DOMON-like domain-containing protein, yielding MIPLLFSDPIGDDYGLGYAYPRAALFAEAGFADLTGFEALRRGEKVVLRVRLRRYLNPHNAPHGFSLATVGIYIHTKPGGQEELPGAGFKTPPGQGWNWAYLLTGWKAEEHRPDRSVQAVSVTKNGDWLELSSNLPAGDYGYYVAVGLYDPFTPWHFRPVRPGGGTWAIDGPAGAPAAVDVLSPSQVRAYQSGILPPVRAIQNRIPWAILSAALGMLFILLAFRFPRR